From Amycolatopsis sp. cg9, one genomic window encodes:
- a CDS encoding PucR family transcriptional regulator produces MATEVNVPLRDVVGNRELALHVVPETLRPGALDAPVRWAHVSELQDPAPYLVGGELILTAGVNLPARLDRYVRGLRDAGVTALGFGLTPTVFETLPEPLRRACARHGLPLLVVPARTPFLAINRAVSVALTEAGQREQRRITAARETLTRAAGGGLGELTSSLAAQLRSWVALVGAGDVLASAHDAPAPLPPPVRELVATVRAGSGIRSATTEVDGGFVVVQPVYPQATASHLVVVGRPGRFDGADRAILAVGAALLGLVGRAGSDAAELGAAATGLLLGRTSPDGVAAALLGSDVVRLVAGAAYRRGPDEVAQRPDWLRARLDTPLVSVLPGPAFVAIAGVPPSLPVLEDLRAHGWLAAVGAPVPAARPASGSAEVELLLARARALGRPVVAESGPPDFDALVAPDASRGFAEKVLEPLVALDRAGDRSLVRTLRTWLAHHGAWEPTAAELGVHRNSVRHRIAQVERALAVDLADPEARMRLWFALRWASPEAHSP; encoded by the coding sequence ATGGCCACCGAAGTGAATGTCCCGTTACGGGACGTGGTCGGCAACCGGGAGCTCGCGCTCCACGTCGTCCCCGAGACCCTGCGGCCGGGCGCGCTGGACGCGCCGGTGCGCTGGGCGCACGTCAGCGAGCTGCAGGACCCCGCGCCCTACCTGGTCGGCGGCGAGCTGATCCTCACCGCGGGCGTCAACCTGCCGGCGCGGCTCGACCGGTACGTGCGCGGGCTGCGCGACGCCGGCGTGACGGCGCTGGGGTTCGGGCTCACCCCGACGGTCTTCGAAACGCTGCCGGAGCCGCTGCGCCGGGCCTGCGCGCGGCACGGGCTGCCGCTGCTGGTGGTGCCGGCGCGGACGCCGTTCCTGGCGATCAACCGGGCGGTGTCGGTGGCCCTGACCGAGGCCGGGCAGCGCGAGCAGCGGCGGATCACCGCGGCCCGGGAGACGTTGACCCGCGCGGCGGGCGGCGGGCTGGGCGAGCTGACGTCGTCGCTGGCCGCGCAGCTGCGGTCGTGGGTCGCGCTGGTCGGCGCCGGGGACGTGCTGGCCTCGGCGCACGACGCGCCGGCGCCGCTGCCGCCGCCGGTGCGGGAACTGGTGGCGACCGTGCGGGCGGGCAGCGGGATCCGCAGCGCGACCACCGAGGTCGACGGCGGGTTCGTGGTGGTCCAGCCGGTGTACCCGCAGGCGACGGCGTCGCACCTGGTGGTGGTCGGCCGGCCCGGCCGCTTCGACGGCGCCGACCGGGCGATCCTCGCGGTCGGCGCGGCCCTGCTCGGCCTGGTCGGCCGCGCCGGCTCGGACGCGGCCGAACTGGGTGCGGCGGCGACCGGCCTGCTCCTCGGCCGCACGTCCCCCGACGGGGTGGCTGCCGCGCTGCTCGGCTCGGACGTCGTCCGGCTGGTCGCCGGGGCGGCGTACCGGCGCGGCCCCGACGAGGTGGCCCAGCGTCCGGACTGGCTGCGCGCCCGGCTCGACACCCCGCTGGTTTCGGTGCTGCCCGGCCCGGCTTTCGTGGCGATCGCGGGGGTTCCGCCGTCGCTTCCGGTGCTGGAGGACCTGCGCGCCCACGGCTGGCTGGCGGCGGTGGGCGCACCGGTGCCCGCGGCCCGGCCGGCGTCGGGGTCGGCGGAGGTGGAGCTGCTGCTGGCGCGGGCCCGGGCACTCGGCCGTCCCGTGGTCGCGGAGAGCGGCCCGCCGGACTTCGACGCGCTGGTGGCTCCGGACGCTTCCCGGGGCTTCGCGGAGAAGGTGCTGGAGCCGCTGGTCGCCCTCGACCGGGCGGGGGACCGTTCGCTGGTGCGCACGCTGCGGACGTGGCTGGCCCACCACGGCGCCTGGGAACCGACGGCGGCGGAGCTGGGCGTGCACCGCAACAGCGTCCGGCACCGGATCGCGCAGGTGGAGCGGGCGCTGGCGGTGGATCTGGCCGATCCGGAGGCCCGGATGCGGCTGTGGTTCGCCCTGCGGTGGGCCTCACCCGAAGCACACAGTCCTTAA
- a CDS encoding sensor histidine kinase: MNLPGTRSLRARITLLATVLVAAVSLLLLWLAWTLVRDSLDTVPQMPPGSTVVVDGVTVDASTLAEHLRVHARNRMLLFGSIAFLFVVAAAAILAWTFTSRVLLPLREITGTARRLSVESLGERIGEVRSRDELAELAGTFDDMLDRLQAAFDAQRHFVANASHELRTPLSVIRTELDVTLADDDADVAELRRMGGVVRDATERAGQLVNSLLLLARTDGAGLGVREPVDLAVVVDRAWRAVDREAAARGIQASFSTPSAPAFGDPALLERIAGNLLENAVRHNVDAGWLDVVTQPGPRWSTLRVRSSGGLVDPATVAELFEPFRRAGVARTARHGAGLGLSIVRAAVQAHGGSVTAEPIVGGGLGVTVHLPVR, encoded by the coding sequence GTGAACCTGCCGGGCACCCGCAGCCTCCGCGCCCGGATCACCCTGCTGGCGACCGTGCTGGTCGCCGCCGTCAGCCTGCTGCTGCTCTGGCTGGCCTGGACGCTGGTCCGGGATTCGCTCGACACCGTGCCGCAGATGCCGCCGGGCAGCACGGTGGTCGTCGACGGCGTCACGGTCGACGCCTCGACGCTCGCCGAGCACCTGCGCGTGCACGCCCGCAACCGGATGCTGCTGTTCGGGTCGATCGCGTTCCTGTTCGTGGTGGCGGCCGCGGCGATCCTCGCCTGGACGTTCACCTCGCGCGTCCTCCTGCCGCTGCGCGAGATCACCGGCACCGCCCGGCGGCTGTCGGTCGAGTCGCTGGGGGAGCGGATCGGCGAAGTGCGCTCGCGGGACGAGCTCGCCGAGCTGGCGGGCACGTTCGACGACATGCTCGACCGGCTCCAGGCGGCGTTCGACGCCCAGCGGCACTTCGTCGCGAACGCGAGCCACGAGCTGCGGACGCCGTTGTCGGTGATCCGCACGGAACTCGACGTCACCCTCGCCGACGACGACGCCGACGTGGCCGAGCTGCGCCGGATGGGCGGGGTGGTCCGCGACGCGACCGAGCGGGCCGGGCAGCTGGTGAACTCGCTGCTGCTGCTGGCCCGCACCGACGGCGCCGGGCTCGGCGTGCGCGAGCCGGTCGACCTCGCCGTCGTGGTCGACCGGGCCTGGCGCGCGGTCGACCGGGAGGCCGCCGCCCGCGGCATCCAGGCGTCGTTCAGCACGCCGTCGGCGCCGGCGTTCGGCGACCCGGCGCTGCTGGAGCGGATCGCGGGCAACCTGCTGGAGAACGCGGTCCGCCACAACGTCGATGCCGGCTGGCTCGACGTCGTGACCCAGCCCGGCCCGCGGTGGTCGACGCTGCGGGTCCGGTCCTCGGGCGGCCTCGTGGACCCGGCGACGGTGGCGGAGCTGTTCGAGCCGTTCCGCCGCGCGGGAGTCGCCCGCACCGCCCGCCACGGCGCCGGCCTGGGGCTCTCGATCGTGCGGGCGGCGGTCCAGGCGCACGGCGGGAGCGTGACGGCGGAGCCGATCGTGGGCGGCGGCCTCGGGGTGACCGTCCACCTCCCCGTCCGCTGA
- a CDS encoding response regulator transcription factor, which produces MRVLVVEDEEPLADAIARGLRREGMAVDVALTGDDGHEKAAVTRYDVVLLDRDLPGMSGDELCREIVASGELTRVLMLTASSSVSDRVDGLSLGADDYLAKPFAFPELVARVRALGRRATPAAPPLLTAGDVELDPAKRTVRRASGPVELTRKEFGVLEVLLSAAGSVVSSEELLERVWDENADPFTTTVRVTVMTLRKKLGEPGIIETVVGSGYRVPEPGAPRA; this is translated from the coding sequence GTGCGAGTTTTGGTAGTCGAGGACGAAGAACCCCTGGCCGACGCGATCGCCCGTGGCCTGCGCCGCGAGGGCATGGCCGTGGACGTCGCGCTCACCGGGGACGACGGGCACGAGAAGGCCGCCGTCACGCGGTACGACGTCGTGTTGCTGGACCGGGATCTGCCCGGGATGTCCGGTGACGAGCTGTGCCGCGAGATCGTCGCGTCCGGGGAGCTGACCCGGGTGCTGATGCTGACCGCGAGCAGCTCGGTGTCCGATCGCGTCGACGGGCTTTCCCTCGGCGCGGACGACTACCTCGCGAAGCCGTTCGCCTTCCCCGAGCTGGTCGCCCGCGTCCGGGCGCTCGGCCGCCGGGCCACGCCGGCCGCGCCGCCGCTGCTCACCGCCGGGGACGTCGAGCTGGACCCGGCCAAGCGGACCGTCCGCCGGGCCAGCGGGCCGGTGGAGCTGACGCGCAAGGAGTTCGGCGTGCTCGAGGTCCTGCTGTCGGCCGCCGGTTCGGTGGTCAGCAGCGAAGAGCTGCTCGAACGCGTGTGGGACGAAAACGCCGACCCGTTCACCACGACCGTCCGGGTCACCGTCATGACGCTGCGCAAGAAGCTCGGCGAGCCGGGGATCATCGAGACCGTCGTCGGCTCCGGGTACCGGGTGCCGGAGCCCGGCGCGCCACGCGCGTGA